The nucleotide sequence AGCGTGTTTtctagtttttcttaaactatttttttatgttagagcaaaattaatcggttaaATAAATCAGCTAAAGATTTAAAGGTTGGAAATTCAAATTAACATAATTCCTAGCTTATTcactatagatgaaaattatataaatttacaaacatcttattttgcaaattgttaaatggaataatcttagtGTATGGTCATCGGTCTTcttctacaaagtttgaactaAATCAGATTGTTTAAAGatggtcaaaatcaagtccaaaggagtcggttacaaacatagaaacaaacatacaggtgaaggtaataaaaagcgtgtaaaaaataatacgttGTGATACAAGGACGTACGAGGGACGAGGGATCCCCGGCACTTACTTTTGGAGCAACCCCTGGCTTTTCGGAGCTACGCGAGTTTGAACTTAGTCCCCCCGAAAGAGAGACTGAAATCCTAacttaggctatcaccgcaggataggtatacatataaatcttatattatCGTCTATAGCCTAAAGCAatccaatgctggactaaaggctacTGACAACGGAATGGTTTGCCCATATTCACTACGATGAGCATTGAGCAGTcttgttggtgatcgcagaagttGGTAGTTGTAGCatagaagacgctgctgccctttctccgttatatttccttattcgacttttacgacacccgcgggaagatgaGGGGTGGtgagaactgtattctgatctggcgTCACTACACGGGTAGAGGTAGCAAGCTTCAAAATCGgctccccaaaagtgaagccgaagtcgtaACCACTTGTCTACCACCGCTTcaatcttatattataaatagccCCAAATACACGCTCGGACGTCGCGTTGGACACCTGAACGGGCcataaagaaaatcttatgATAATAATACACTGCGCGCCATAACTTCGCGGTTttcaccaaaatatttttatattttactattcaCCGCATAAACACAGATTTATGACGCAAATATAAAACTAACTGTATatggttagagcaatttaaatgatttatttaaatttaatactttacaCCTAAAAATTCAGACAGtttgattgttttgttttttttgtgtatatccTTTATTTCGTACCAATAGTGAAGCAATATATTAGAAAATAACTTTTCATGGTTTAAAATGAccttaatataaatcaatataaatataacggCATGTTCACATTGTGCCAGTTTCGCGATCCAGTGAGTTTATTCCAGGATGGAATGGATGGTGGCGTCATTAATTCCGTAAATTGAAAGTACCatgcctgtgtccatcaatctgaaagcttaatttgcctgtaattacaccggcaacccgcccttcaaaccggaacacatcaaggctgcttggcggcagaaataactaTATCGTTAGTAGGTAATTTCTGGGACGAGCTGTGACACAAAAAGCTTTTTAGAAATAACCATTTTGTTAGTGATTGTCGCACTTGCTTGTTTCCCGTCGACGCGTGGCTAAATGTCGACTCGAAAATTTGCCTATTTCATGGctctgttaaatttatttatcttgttacgAGATGTGACACCGCAGATGTTTGCTTTGGTGTGTAGACTCCTCAGATTAGATCGCTAGACAGGAGAGCTACTGGTAAATTGTGAGTGTGctataaagaaaatttaaatacgaAAAAGTTTTCCAACTTCGGGTCATTTCCTTGCAGTGCTTTTATCTTCAGCCCCAAGCTTTGAATTTCAAGACGGTCGCCAGAGTTTGTTTCGAGAGCTTTGTCTACAAAGAATACTAAGTTGTAAATAGGGAACCTATTTTTCCAAGGAACTAtggataagttttttttttatttttatttctagtttTAGTTTAACAGTTTATAGATTTCAAAGAGTTTTATTAGTgctttgaagtattttttattgttagtctTGAAAAATTGTCTTCTTCGGTCGACAATTTCTTTTCTGCGGttccaaaataaatatcaataagtCTTAACGTAAAGGAAGTCAGATCGAGAATTGATCAAAGATTACCTATATTGAAGGTCTACGAATAGTTTCTTCCTGTTCAACAGTTTTAAAGATTTccaagaaatgtttttattgctCTTGTCCTGAAACAGCTATTTTGTttgaatattgttattaaagttaatttagatacaattttattttaatttcacatttgttttataaatataacctaaattaaactatgtaaaactaaataaaatataaaagtcttCGAAaacaccgcagcgaggcacagttcctaagatacAGACAGCTTTTTGcatggccaaactaattatttggccaaggtaactgcccgctcttggatcaccggtagacttgaTAACccttttttagtttaaatatttaaatttatatcgcCTTTACGAATGGTTAGTTAGGAATCTTCCATACCTATATATACGTACACCcaaaatgtattataatataaaatttaataaaaataattcattcacTAATTACCACAAGTTAGACTTTTAAAGCTTAGGTCAGTGGCTTGTCAgtccttgtctgcaatctcatctggtggtatgtgatgatgctaGAATGCTATGATGTTAtccctgttagggagtatggtagacatacccttaatcggtttttGTGCGATATCGCACTGGAACTCTAACGTCTTAGCGACACGTcgttgtcggtatggtggtaactagccacggccaaagccttccggaccggaccagaccagataaaaagacagacagaaattataaattcccaaattcccccTGCCAGGAATAGGGAACCGGTAACcctggacctcctacttaaattcccagcgctcaccgttgcgcaagggaggtcgtcaaacataTCAAACATTTCAGAAACCAATAATTTTTCGAAAAAAATGTCTTATACTTACATGTCAACACGTAACGTacatcgacggccgattggcgcagtttgcagcgaccttgctttctgagcccaaggccatgggttcgattcccacaactggaaaatgtttgtgtgatgaggatgaatgtttttcagtgtctgggtgtttatacgtatattctaagtatttatgtatattattcataaaaaaattattcatcagtcatcttagtacccataacacaagcaacgcttactttggggctaggtggcgatgtgtgtattgtcttagtatatttatttatttatttatttatttatgtattcacttcagttattaaaataaactgtggGCATTGTGAAAGCCAGgttccaaaataaaatacccaAATCCCTCAGTCTCTACGAATTATTACGGTAGCACCAAAAAGATAAACACATGAAAAAGATTAAAAAGTCATTTCcacatatatttttgttagccACGAAGATTAACACATCCAGATTAACAAAGTTTACGTGTACGAATCTCCTTTGgccgattttatttttatcaattaatatttatctaaCGTTATCAAACTAATTACTATCAACATTTTATCAATTTGTCACAACTGGCATTGGGTGGCAAAAATGTTGCGAGCGCCTGTGCTATttacttcatttattttctGTGTTACACTTAATTGTGTTTTTGCGAGTGATGACATAAAAGTGGTGATTCTGGCTGATGGCGCTGTGAAAGGGGATAAGCATTGGAATGGAGAATTCTATGAGTTTTTCGGTATACCGTATGCCACTGCGCCGACTGGCAGAGATAGGTTTCAGGTTGGTTTTCTTTACTTTCATAAACGATGGGcactaaatataatttgcaatttatatcaacaaaatctttaatttctgcaaaaataagtctttcctaacgtcaaaggttgtgtGGAAATGATTGATTTAACTATAAGACCGCCTTTACACAGCCCAATTTCTGTTCTAAGTTCTTCTGTATAtaagtttactttgtataaaatgaaataagatatattttggaTTTAGTACATACTTGCGAACATCGGTAGTTTCTCAAAATTAGTCAGCATGTCTATTGTTATCCGTAATCGAAATATGCTAACCATTGATTGATgctaaaaggtatttatttaaaatctaaataaaaatcaaaatttaaattaataagccAGTTCTTAGCCATTATTCGCTGCACGGGCGTgctttaacttatttttttattatctttggcCTATAAATGTATGGCCTATTCATGGATAACCTATTAATATATGacctactagcgtacccagctcgcttcgccgggctagattttgctctattttatttcaacaataaacttacatcattaaatttttaatttaagtctcataatatattaaatcatttatttctctccgtattcattctattctattctcttctcgagcgggtgaagatcattatcttcacccatgtacacccaacaatagaatatcatcatagtaaataaaagctgtatttgacagttcaaaaataggagtgctccgatcgtcaccaaactttacaggattactcgcctggttaatccggagattccctgaaagtttcattgaaatcggtccagccgtttcggagcctatacggaacatacccacacactttctcttttatatatatacagaagCAAGATTAATTTTTAGCCTATTAATGTATGGCTTATTTATGTATGGCCTATTAATGTTTTGAACTGCAAAGAAAAGAGGACTTCATAGCATAGTCCCACCGCGATGCTCCAAtttttatcacatgttagtgattaTTACCAGGACTGACGGCTAAGTGAACTCTCTGATACAATGTCAAGTCTTGATTTGAAGTTACTGATATTGTAACAGATCAGAAACGAAGAAACGAAGAtctgttatattaaatccatactgcTTATtggtaacgctaaatcgcttagcgcacgtctttgtcggtaggatggtaacttgactacggctgaagcctcccactagaccagtcaataaaaattcagaaaatatggcggggattgaacccggaaCCTTCCACTTAAGCCCTcgtgctcaccgctgcgccaaaatatttctattgttttggAGTAGGCTAAAGGACCCCCCATTTCGTCAGGTGTCATAGTGAAAAATGTTTAGATTAGGTTACTGTTAAACTCACGCACGTGCCTCTAATAATAAATGGACAAAACGCACATCtctatgaaaattatttatttattagaaaacgGGGTCGAAGGTACGATGGGCAGATGAAATTGAGAGTGTGGCTGGCGAGAACTGGATTGAAAGAGCGCTGAGTGGCAGagaatggaggaggcctttacccacaaGGGGTCCTTGGTTGCATAACtcaatttatcaaaaaaaaaaatatcaaacgcAACAAATTTGCAAATGCttatattcttatctatttttatatttattatgtttttttttgtttatattttcaatcaaggaataataaaaggctttttttttgtttatttatttattttattttattggtcgGCACTTTCAGTTTTGGACCAAACATTATGAATCGCGGTTGATGTCTTTTGAGACGGTCTTATCAGGTCAGGGCAGAGACGACTATATGTCTTCACTTTAATAAGACTCTTTAAAATGCTTttgctttaaaacattattttttcagGCGCCTTTACCTCCCGAACCTTGGCAAGGAATGTTTGATGCATCGAAAAAGAAAACCATATGTAAACAATGCTACATGACTGGAGATAACGAAGTACTAGTTGATGGGGATGAAGATTGCCTGCTAATTAACTTGCTAGTTCCCCAAGTGGCCTCGGAAACAAACCTAGTACCGGTTGTAGTATACATCCATAGCGGAGCGTACTCCGGTGGTAGCGGAAATATGGCTAACTATAATTATCTAGTTAGACATGACGTCATAACAATAAGTTTCAATTATAGATTGGGAGCATTAGGATTCGCATGTTTAGGCAATAAGGAAATACCAGGAAATGCTGCATTGAAAGATCAAGTCGCAGCATTAAGatggattaataaaaatataaagaaattcgGTGGTGATCCTGATAAGGTAACTCTTGCAGGATTCAGTGTTGGTGCAACTATGGCTGAGTTACTGTCATTATCTAAAGCTACTACTGGTTTGTTTAGCAAGATTATCTTGGATAGTGGTTCAGCATTAGCTCCATATGCTATAAACAGACATCCTATAAATACGGCTAAAAATATAGCTATATCTCTCGGTTATAATGGAACAATGTCGTTAGATGGTTTAACTGAATTTTACTTAAACGCTTCACTAGAAGGATTGGCAGAAAAGAGcgtgaattattatttgaagAACAGTACATTTGGTTTCGCTCCATGCATTGAAAATGTGCACGAAGGCATAGAACCTATATTGACGGAGTCACCTTTAGATATACTAAGAAAAGGTGATAATAATGATGTTGCGGTATTAATCGGTTTCTCTGATAAGGAGGGTTTGAGTAGATCTATTAAATTCGGTACATGGCGAGAAGAAATGAATGAAGAATTTTCAGATTTTCTACCAGCTGACCTTCTATTTGATAATAACAAAGCTAGAGATGACTTCGTTAATGACGTTAAAAAGTACTACTTTGATAGTAAAACAATCAAAGCAGAAGCATTACACAAATATGTAGACTATTTCTCTGACTCAATGTTTAAATACAGTATTCTTAAATCAGCTAAGTTGCATGCATCGGCGAGTAAAAAACCTGTCTATCTTTATGAGTTTTCCTATTCAGGCAAGCTAAATATTGAACATAATTATATGGATAGAATAAAAGGTGCTAGTCATAGGGATCAAACTGCGTACATTTTGGACTTTCATGGCTATACGAATGGATATAAAGATTTGGATACTAGAGAGCGTATGACAACTATGTGGACCGATTTCGTTAAATATgagttagtattattatttttattataattagattAGATTTCATCTGTTTCACTACTGTGTTTACTAAATGAGCCGCTAGAATAAGCAGCCCTGGACCTTGGATGAATGAATTCCCACAAAAAAccatccagcagtggacatcaatcggtCAATTTGACTTTATTCTTagagcaattattattattgtaaagaagctttaaaagtttaaaaaacgcattcttttttcaaacaaaattttccCGTCTATAAAATCATTGAATCACTGCCTATGTGTTTtccctaaaaaaaatattttatcattcaatttagtttgaaTGCAATATTTGTACATGTAATCTTGTCAATTTCAGAAATCCAACGGTATTCGAAAGCTCTCTTATTAATATCAAGTGGCTCCCATACACAAATAACAAACGGGACTATATGGAGATCAATAAGAAATTGGTGATGAAAAAAGATCTCTTTGAAGAACGATATAGTTTTTGGAATAAAGTATATGAAAGATATTATTGGACCCCAACTACGCCGAAGTTTGAAGATATAATAGAATCCCAAACTAATTCAGATACAGAATATGATTATACTCAAAAAAACAGTCAAATCAAAAAGGAAAATAGAATcctggaagaaaaaaaaattctaaaagtcAAGGATACTACACCAAAAGGAACTGAAGCTTCGAATGAAAATGATGTTTTGAAAGAAAAGGAAACAATTAAAGGAAATACAGCtccaaataatgaaaatatatccAAAGAAAATAATGCTCCTGCTAAACACTCTCAGAAAGAAAACTACTCTTCTAAAGACAATAATACTCCAAAAAAGTATGAATCTGTGAAAGACGATAATACGAAAAATACTAATACTCCGAAAGAAAAAGACATTCTGAAGGAAAAAGATCCACTGAAAGAAAACAATACTCCAACAGCAAAAAATcctgtgaaaataaataatagtcccGAAGGAATTGGTACTAAAGAAAGTGAAGTtccgaaacaaaaaaaaactataaaagcaaacaaaaacaacacccCGAAAGAAAAGGATATTTCAAATGAAAAGGATACTATGAAATCTACTATGAATCttaatacaaaagaaaatgAAACACCGAAAGAAAACCATATTCTAAATGAAAATGtagtttcaaaagaaaatgGCATTCGAAAAGATAAgaataattcaaaacaaaatgacTCTCCAAGAAAAGACTCTCAGAAAGAAGACTATAATTCTAAACACACAACGTCGGCAAAAGAACAAGAATCCGTGAAAGAAAAGGATACTGTTAAAGAAAAGGACACTCCGATCAAAACAGTTAAAGTATAATAAGTtaagtgaataaaataatatgtagcaatatatttatcaaaagttaTTAACTCATAATGAAAACAATAGTTTCTGAAAAGTACGCTTTCCAGTACAATGTCATCAACATCGTCGTCATCTGTCTGGCTACAGCCAGCAGTGAGGAATTTACAATACTCACGTGCGTTCATGCGTGCGTTCTCTTGCGTTGCGTTGAACATGCGTTCTGTTTTGGAATAGATATACAGTCATAATTAGTCGTACTATGGCTTTTAGTGAAagagctcgcccggggaagtaCCGCCGTCGTACATGTTTTTACGGCCATGCAGCTTTGTAGCAATGCTTTGTTCTAGTCTACATCAACTACTTCATTTGTTCTAGTCATATATACACCTATACATCAGGTTGATGGCCACAGGGTGGCAggttgtaggacgtgttcctcacatgtcctgcgaagtacataaaaaagtaaaaaagcaaaaaaagtaaAGGAGCAATCCTTTTATGACAATTAACAGCAGTAGTGTCAACGCATAACCTAAGCTTCTTACTACATCTACCCTcttcttactaatatttaagTTGATATTCGTAATACTATAGAAACTACgtcaatactcacatcgccatctagcccaaagtaagcgcagcttgtgttatgggtactaagatgacagataaatatttttatgaataataaacataaataatttgtgatatacctacagataaacaccctgactctgaaaaactttcatgtttatcacacaaacattttccgtttgggggaatcgaacccacagccttggactcaaaaagcggAGTCGCTgaccactgtgccaatcggccttcGGTTTAGATGGATGTTCGTTACCTAATCACGCTAGAATAGCGGAAAACGGAGCTGGATAAAATTTGGTAGAAATAGGTTAGTCTGGAAAAgcaaataggtaggtaatacTTTTATGCCCATAAAGCCAACAGTTACGATCGACGAtctcgcgggcaacagctagtcaaatACAATCGGATAAGTCAAACGCAAGGACCGTcaacaaaaatacattattatctaCTCCTAAACATTGCCAAATCCTTTCGGTTCCTGATTTTGACACGTATAAATTGACACGGCCTTTATACG is from Pararge aegeria chromosome 19, ilParAegt1.1, whole genome shotgun sequence and encodes:
- the LOC120632190 gene encoding esterase FE4-like gives rise to the protein MLRAPVLFTSFIFCVTLNCVFASDDIKVVILADGAVKGDKHWNGEFYEFFGIPYATAPTGRDRFQAPLPPEPWQGMFDASKKKTICKQCYMTGDNEVLVDGDEDCLLINLLVPQVASETNLVPVVVYIHSGAYSGGSGNMANYNYLVRHDVITISFNYRLGALGFACLGNKEIPGNAALKDQVAALRWINKNIKKFGGDPDKVTLAGFSVGATMAELLSLSKATTGLFSKIILDSGSALAPYAINRHPINTAKNIAISLGYNGTMSLDGLTEFYLNASLEGLAEKSVNYYLKNSTFGFAPCIENVHEGIEPILTESPLDILRKGDNNDVAVLIGFSDKEGLSRSIKFGTWREEMNEEFSDFLPADLLFDNNKARDDFVNDVKKYYFDSKTIKAEALHKYVDYFSDSMFKYSILKSAKLHASASKKPVYLYEFSYSGKLNIEHNYMDRIKGASHRDQTAYILDFHGYTNGYKDLDTRERMTTMWTDFVKYENPTVFESSLINIKWLPYTNNKRDYMEINKKLVMKKDLFEERYSFWNKVYERYYWTPTTPKFEDIIESQTNSDTEYDYTQKNSQIKKENRILEEKKILKVKDTTPKGTEASNENDVLKEKETIKGNTAPNNENISKENNAPAKHSQKENYSSKDNNTPKKYESVKDDNTKNTNTPKEKDILKEKDPLKENNTPTAKNPVKINNSPEGIGTKESEVPKQKKTIKANKNNTPKEKDISNEKDTMKSTMNLNTKENETPKENHILNENVVSKENGIRKDKNNSKQNDSPRKDSQKEDYNSKHTTSAKEQESVKEKDTVKEKDTPIKTVKV